The nucleotide sequence TTTATGGGTTAGATTTACGCAATTTAGTAGCCATTGAGTCCTTTATTCAACATTTAATCAATACTGAGCCTGGTTTAGATATTTTAATTAATAATGCGGCTCAAACGATTAAACGTCCTTTAGCTTTTTATAAACATTTATTAGAGTCAGAACAACAGTTTAAGCAATTTCCTGAATTGCAACAGCAAGGTTTAATTGCATTAAATTCTCAACTTCCTATTTTATTAGAAGCACAATTAAAATCAGAAACAAGCGTTTTAGATGATTCTATTTATTTTCCTCCTAATTGTTTTGATGAAGACGGACAACAACTCGATAAACGTCCTAAAAATAGTTGGCGGTTAAAATTAAATGAAGTTAGCACGATTGAACTGTTAGAAGTACAATTTGTCAATGCGATCGCTCCTTTTATTTTGAATAGCAAATTAAAACCTTTATTAATGCGATCGCCTTTTTCACAACGATTTATTATTAATGTTTCTGCTATGGAAGGAAACTTTAATCGAGACAATAAAACTATATTTCATCCCCATACGAATATGGCAAAAGCAGCTTTAAATATGATGACCCGTACCAGTGCGATAGATTATGCTCAAGATGGAATTTATATGAATAGTGTCGATACGGGTTGGATTACGAATGAAAATCCCTATCCTCAAAAACAAGATGATCAACAAAAACGAGGGTTTTATCCCCCTTTAGATAATATTGATGGCATGGCTCGAATTTATGATCCAATTGTTCAAGGAATTCAAAATCCATCTGAACCTTTATTCGGTCATTTTTTGAAAAATTATGTTCCTTCTCCTTGGTAATCAGTTATCAATTTTTAAGACACAATATTCTACCCCAACATCAAAAATACGAGTTCCTCCTCCTTCTGCGATAGTTTGTCGCAATGCGTTGGTATCGGTGATGGCTACCCCGGCTAGATAGTTAATTCCCATCTGGGCTAATTCGGGTAACCAGGGAGTTGTAGGGCCCATTAACACTAACTGCGCCTGTTGCGATAACTCCACCAAGCGGGGAAAGGTTTTGTTAGCAATGGAAGTGGCGGTGAGGAAAACCCAGTCTGCTTCTGGGAGCAGGTATTCACAGGCGATGTCGGGTAAATCTTGAGCGATGGGTTGACGCTCTAGGACGGTAATATCTGCCTGTTGTTCGTACTGAGAAAGTCCGGGGTAGCGACCAATAACAACGACTCGTTTTC is from Planktothrix sp. FACHB-1365 and encodes:
- a CDS encoding SDR family NAD(P)-dependent oxidoreductase; this encodes MRWTSLGEAEGMDLSAKDLEITLNVLQHLADHPTRMNSQERLRSLIIKIYKQDQKQQKQRNQQLKASQQKPLIKTAELIKTPLNYPSISEKIHSIIINNSRKYFPPKKCYICQKYYTQIHHFYHLICQNCGDFNYKKRFQHQDLSGRTALVTGGRIKIGYQIALRLLQDGAKVIVTTRFPGDAIKRFSQEPDFEQWRKRLMIYGLDLRNLVAIESFIQHLINTEPGLDILINNAAQTIKRPLAFYKHLLESEQQFKQFPELQQQGLIALNSQLPILLEAQLKSETSVLDDSIYFPPNCFDEDGQQLDKRPKNSWRLKLNEVSTIELLEVQFVNAIAPFILNSKLKPLLMRSPFSQRFIINVSAMEGNFNRDNKTIFHPHTNMAKAALNMMTRTSAIDYAQDGIYMNSVDTGWITNENPYPQKQDDQQKRGFYPPLDNIDGMARIYDPIVQGIQNPSEPLFGHFLKNYVPSPW
- a CDS encoding DUF364 domain-containing protein is translated as MKIHSREIYDLLLEKSSDSNGTVQEIILGLTWTFCQAEGIGLCMSPGQPNRTLSWSGTLVGQAVADLAPWVRSWDSYQATIGMAVINSVINPTSPLLPQAQRLSSHGSANLAVFEHFLPLIQGKRVVVIGRYPGLSQYEQQADITVLERQPIAQDLPDIACEYLLPEADWVFLTATSIANKTFPRLVELSQQAQLVLMGPTTPWLPELAQMGINYLAGVAITDTNALRQTIAEGGGTRIFDVGVEYCVLKIDN